In Magnetococcales bacterium, the DNA window GCACCCAGATTGATGTCGCCAAATTCGGTCTGGTTCAAGCACGAGCCAAGCTGGAAGAGTTGGAAGCCCGCATCCGGGATACCAAATCCATCGCCCCCTTTTCCGGGGTGGTTGTCAGCAAGCACATCGAAAAAGGGGATACCGTGCAACCGGGCATGCCCCTGCTGAGCTTTGCCGATACCCGTCACCTGCAGATCAAAGTGGATATTCCTGCGCGTCTGATGCCTGGCATCCGCAAGGATATGCGCATTCCTGCCAAGCTGGACGTGGGAGATACCCGAATCCAAACGCGGGTGGCCCAGATCTTTCCCATGGCAGATACCCAGCGCCACACAGTGACCGTCAAACTCGACATCCCCAAGGATGCCCCGGGTGGTCCCGGCATGTATGCGGAAGTGATGGTTCCGGACATCACCACACCGGTTAAAAATCTGGCCACTATTCCCCGCTCAGCCGTCGTTTGGCGAGGCAGTCTGCCGGCGGTATTTGCCATAAGCGACAGCAACAGCGAGCCGGAACTGCGGATGATTCGTCTGGGAGGTTTTGTGGACGATACCACCGTAAGCGTCCTCTCCGGTCTCCAGTCGGGCGAACGGATTCTGGCTCACCCCCCCAGGACCAGCAGCATCAACTGGGATACCGGAAACACCTCCA includes these proteins:
- a CDS encoding efflux RND transporter periplasmic adaptor subunit; this translates as MIRKLFLTVTLPFALAGWLITPPQADAANSFNSSDVITVGAGSIGSSTTLGGTVVPLREVAFSAQMPGRVEFIAGVEGDWFRKDTVLVALDNDDLLAQHRSARAALSNAEANWRNARVQYTRQVYSGSSMSSDNNGMGMPRMFDRYFTRPLTDMMGADNPELTRRAQIYAQGTQIDVAKFGLVQARAKLEELEARIRDTKSIAPFSGVVVSKHIEKGDTVQPGMPLLSFADTRHLQIKVDIPARLMPGIRKDMRIPAKLDVGDTRIQTRVAQIFPMADTQRHTVTVKLDIPKDAPGGPGMYAEVMVPDITTPVKNLATIPRSAVVWRGSLPAVFAISDSNSEPELRMIRLGGFVDDTTVSVLSGLQSGERILAHPPRTSSINWDTGNTSTGQGSSMN